One segment of Brassica napus cultivar Da-Ae chromosome C3, Da-Ae, whole genome shotgun sequence DNA contains the following:
- the LOC106388597 gene encoding ETO1-like protein 1, giving the protein MRTFYPSDSCSKESHLNSLNPQSWLQVERGKLPSSASSSAPLCRESFIKVPEPQILPHYKPLDYVEVLAQIHEELESCSLEDRSSLYLLQYQVFRGLGETKLGQRSLRSAWQESTTVHEKVVFGSWLRYEKQGEEVIAELLSSCGKYSEEFVPLDIASYLPVTSPEAASVKVKRHISRNVVLKIEQERIACDRRKIASLSAPFHAMLYGSFTESLLDEIDMSENHVTPSAMRVVRDFSVANVLIGVSKNLLIEVLVFANKFCCESLKDACDRELASLVSSMECAVELMDFALEESSPTLAASCLQVFLYELPESLTDERVVEALTRVNRSQVSTMAGKASFSLYSCLTEVSMRLDPRSDRTLAFLEKVVDFAENDRQRVLGFHRLGCTRLLRKEDREAEEAFETAFNLGHVYSATGLARIGYIQGHKLWGYEKLTSVISSVSPPLGWMYQERSLYCEGDKKLEDLEKATELDPTLTYPYMYRAVKLMSEQNAEAALEEINRILGFKLALECLEIRFCLYLGMDDYEAALRDIQAALTLCPDYRMFDGKVAARQLRTLVYEHVESWTTADCWMQLYEKWSNVDDIGSLSVIYQMLEADACKGVLYFRQSLLLLRLKCPEAAMRSLQLAREHASSDHERLVYEGWILYDTGHCEEGLQKAKESIRIKRSFEAYFLQAYALAESSLDPSSSSTVVSLLEDALKCPSDRLRKGQALNNLGSVYVDCEKLDLAADCYINALKVRHTRAHQGLARVHFLRNDKAAAYEEMTRLIEKAQNNASAYEKRSEYCDRELAKSDLEMVTRLDPLRVYPYRYRAAVLMDSRKEKEAIEELSRAIAFKADLHLLHLRAAFHEHNGDVSSALRDCRAALSVDPNHQEMLELHSRVNSHEP; this is encoded by the exons ATGAGGACTTTTTACCCATCTGATTCTTGTAGTAAAGAATCACATCTCAATTCCTTGAATCCACAGTCATGGCTTCAAGTTGAGAGAGGGAAGCTACCTTCCTCTGCTTCTTCATCTGC TCCACTGTGCAGAGAATCCTTCATCAAAGTCCCTGAGCCGCAGATACTGCCTCACTATAAGCCTCTTGACTATGTAGAAGTTCTTGCTCAGATTCATGAAGAACTTGAGTCTTGCTCTTTAGAGGACAGATCGAGTCTCTATCTGTTGCAGTATCAAGTCTTTAGAGGTCTTGGAGAGACCAAACTCGGACAGAGAAGCCTTAGATCAGCTTGGCAAGAATCTACAACTGTCCACGAGAAAGTTGTGTTTGGGTCTTGGTTAAGGTACGAGAAACAAGGAGAGGAAGTCATCGCCGAGTTGCTTTCTtcttgcggtaagtattctgaAGAGTTCGTGCCGCTGGACATTGCATCTTATCTCCCGGTTACTTCCCCCGAGGCAGCATCTGTGAAGGTGAAGCGCCACATTTCAAGAAACGTTGTGTTGAAGATAGAACAAGAGAGAATAGCTTGTGACAGAAGGAAGATTGCTAGCCTTTCGGCTCCTTTCCACGCCATGCTCTATGGGAGCTTCACGGAGTCGCTTCTCGATGAGATAGATATGTCAGAGAACCATGTAACCCCCTCAGCTATGCGTGTTGTAAGAGACTTCAGCGTTGCTAATGTTCTAATCGGAGTCTCCAAGAATCTTTTAATAGAAGTTTTAGTCTTTGCTAACAAGTTCTGCTGCGAGAGTCTCAAAGACGCTTGCGACAGAGAGCTAGCTTCTCTGGTCTCCTCCATGGAATGCGCCGTTGAGCTAATGGACTTTGCATTAGAAGAGAGCTCCCCGACCTTAGCTGCGTCGTGTCTGCAAGTGTTCCTTTACGAGTTGCCTGAAAGTTTAACTGATGAGCGTGTTGTCGAGGCGTTGACTCGTGTCAACAGATCTCAAGTCTCAACCATGGCAGGGAAAGCTTCATTCTCTTTATACTCTTGTCTAACCGAAGTCTCCATGCGTTTAGATCCTCGTTCCGACAGAACATTGGCGTTTTTGGAGAAAGTAGTTGACTTTGCAGAGAATGATCGGCAGAGAGTGTTGGGGTTTCATCGGTTAGGTTGCACAAGGCTGTTGAGGAAAGAGGACCGTGAAGCAGAAGAAGCATTCGAAACCGCGTTTAATCTAGGCCATGTGTATTCAGCAACTGGATTAGCGAGAATAGGTTACATCCAAGGCCATAAGCTTTGGGGCTACGAGAAGCTAACCTCTGTGATCTCGTCCGTTTCGCCTCCTCTCGGATGGATGTATCAAGAAAGGTCTTTATACTGTGAAGGCGATAAGAAGCTCGAGGATCTTGAAAAAGCAACTGAGCTTGACCCGACCTTGACTTATCCATACATGTATAGAGCTGTCAAGTTAATGTCTGAACAAAACGCTGAAGCTGCGCTCGAGGAGATCAACAGGATCTTGGGGTTTAAACTCGCGTTGGAGTGCTTGGAGATCAGGTTCTGTCTTTACCTCGGTATGGATGACTATGAAGCTGCGCTTCGTGATATCCAGGCTGCTCTTACTTTGTGTCCGGACTACAGAATGTTTGATGGGAAAGTAGCTGCGAGGCAGCTTAGAACGCTGGTCTATGAGCATGTTGAGAGCTGGACAACCGCTGATTGTTGGATGCAGCTTTATGAGAAATGGTCTAACGTTGATGATATTGGTTCTCTTTCAGTGATCTATCAGATGCTTGAAGCTGATGCTTGTAAAGGTGTTCTCTACTTCAGACAATCTTTGCTTCTCCTAAG GTTGAAATGTCCTGAAGCAGCAATGCGTAGCTTACAGTTAGCTAGAGAGCACGCCTCGAGTGACCATGAACGTCTGGTGTATGAAGGATGGATCTTATATGACACTGGTCACTGTGAAGAAGGGCTTCAAAAGGCTAAAGAGTCCATAAGAATAAAGAGATCATTCGAAGCTTACTTCCTCCAAGCTTATGCCTTAGCAGAATCTAGCCTTGATCCATCTAGTTCTTCAACTGTTGTCTCTCTTCTTGAAGACGCTCTTAAATGCCCCTCTGATAGGTTGCGGAAAGGCCAG GCTCTAAACAATCTTGGGAGTGTCTATGTGGATTGTGAGAAGCTAGACCTAGCTGCAGATTGTTATATAAACGCTTTGAAAGTGAGGCACACACGTGCGCACCAAGGCCTAGCTCGAGTCCATTTCCTTAGAAACGACAAAGCTGCTGCTTATGAAGAAATGACAAGACTAATAGAAAAGGCTCAGAACAATGCATCTGCTTACGAGAAAAGATCAGAGTACTGCGACCGTGAACTCGCCAAGTCTGATCTTGAAATGGTCACACGGTTAGACCCTCTCAGGGTTTATCCTTACCGTTACCGCGCTGCAG TGTTGATGGATAGTCGGAAGGAGAAAGAGGCGATTGAGGAGTTATCACGAGCTATTGCTTTCAAAGctgatcttcatcttcttcacttaAGGGCGGCTTTCCACGAGCACAATGGTGATGTTAGTAGTGCGTTGAGGGACTGTCGTGCGGCGCTCTCGGTTGATCCTAACCATCAAGAGATGCTCGAGCTTCATAGCCGTGTTAATAGCCATGAACCTTGA